A portion of the Edaphobacter bradus genome contains these proteins:
- a CDS encoding aldo/keto reductase, which translates to MEKVKLGSQGAVVSRMGLGCMGMSEFYGERNDVESAATILRALDLSINFLDTADVYGIGDNEELVGKTIRPRRDEFFLATKFANIRKKDDPTHWAVSGKPEYVRQACDASLKRLGVDHIDLYYQHRVDPNTPIEDTVGAMAELVKAGKVKYLGLSEASPATIRRAHKVHPITALQSEYSLWERHVEAEILPTVRELGIGFVPYSPLGRGFLTGTIKKQSDLGPADSRSQRYPRFAGEAFDKNLVLVDRVRIIAERKGATPGQLALAWVLAKGNDVVPIPGTKRRKYLEENAAAARIQLSSAEIAELEAAIPHEEVVGERYAAANLKAIDR; encoded by the coding sequence ATGGAAAAGGTCAAACTCGGTTCACAAGGCGCGGTCGTCTCCCGAATGGGACTCGGTTGCATGGGAATGAGTGAGTTCTACGGTGAACGCAACGACGTTGAATCCGCGGCAACGATTCTCCGCGCACTTGATCTCAGCATCAACTTCCTGGACACCGCGGACGTCTACGGAATCGGCGACAATGAGGAGCTCGTAGGCAAGACCATCCGGCCGCGCCGCGACGAGTTCTTTCTCGCTACCAAATTCGCCAACATCCGTAAAAAGGATGACCCGACTCACTGGGCCGTCTCCGGCAAACCCGAGTACGTCCGTCAGGCGTGCGACGCCTCGCTGAAGCGTCTCGGCGTTGATCACATCGACCTCTACTACCAGCACCGTGTCGATCCCAACACTCCCATCGAGGACACCGTTGGCGCCATGGCCGAGTTAGTGAAGGCCGGCAAGGTCAAATACCTTGGCCTCTCTGAGGCCTCACCTGCGACCATCCGTCGCGCACATAAGGTGCACCCCATCACTGCCCTCCAGAGCGAGTACTCCCTCTGGGAGCGCCACGTTGAGGCGGAGATTCTGCCCACTGTTCGCGAACTCGGTATCGGCTTTGTTCCCTACAGTCCCCTTGGTCGTGGCTTCCTCACCGGAACTATCAAGAAACAGAGCGATCTTGGCCCGGCAGACTCTCGTTCTCAGCGTTATCCGCGCTTCGCTGGCGAGGCCTTCGACAAGAACCTGGTTCTTGTCGACCGCGTCCGCATTATCGCCGAGCGCAAGGGAGCCACGCCTGGTCAGCTGGCCCTCGCATGGGTTCTCGCCAAAGGCAACGACGTCGTTCCGATCCCTGGAACCAAGCGCCGCAAGTATCTCGAAGAGAATGCTGCCGCAGCTCGCATTCAACTCTCCTCGGCCGAAATCGCTGAGCTCGAAGCAGCTATTCCTCACGAAGAGGTTGTCGGGGAACGATACGCCGCCGCCAATCTTAAGGCGATCGATCGGTAG
- a CDS encoding HAD family hydrolase translates to MNPIQAVLFDYGMVLSGPPDPAAWQRMRAISDLSEEALHAGYWAYRHDYDRDTLNARAYWAHVASHAETTFTPEQINGLIAADLDLWGELNPPMLTWAQSLQRAGVRTGILSNIGDAMSEGLLARFDWLSAFNHCTWSYALKLAKPEPAIYHAAAQGLATSPANILFVDDRAENVEAARATGMQAIQYSHADHPAFEQEMRSLRLDYLLDPASSPTST, encoded by the coding sequence ATGAACCCCATTCAGGCAGTTCTCTTCGATTACGGCATGGTTCTCTCTGGCCCTCCCGATCCCGCAGCCTGGCAGCGCATGCGCGCCATCTCCGACCTCTCCGAGGAGGCCCTCCACGCCGGCTACTGGGCCTACCGCCACGATTACGACCGCGACACTCTCAACGCCCGCGCCTACTGGGCCCACGTCGCCTCGCACGCTGAGACTACCTTCACCCCCGAGCAGATCAACGGCCTGATCGCCGCCGACCTCGATCTTTGGGGCGAACTCAACCCACCCATGCTCACCTGGGCTCAGAGCCTCCAGCGCGCCGGTGTTCGCACCGGAATCCTTTCCAACATCGGTGACGCCATGAGCGAAGGCCTTCTCGCGCGCTTCGACTGGCTCAGTGCCTTCAACCACTGCACGTGGTCCTATGCGCTCAAACTTGCCAAGCCCGAGCCCGCCATCTACCACGCAGCCGCCCAAGGCCTCGCCACATCCCCAGCCAATATCCTTTTCGTCGACGACCGCGCTGAAAACGTCGAAGCCGCCCGCGCCACCGGAATGCAGGCCATCCAGTACAGCCATGCCGACCATCCCGCCTTCGAGCAGGAGATGCGCTCACTCAGACTGGACTACCTTCTCGATCCAGCTTCAAGTCCCACAAGCACCTAA
- a CDS encoding RNA polymerase sigma factor has protein sequence MDSDAFALFYERSARPLWAYLARVSGDHALADDLMQESYVRFLCASRPDDGEVASRRYLFRIATNLLRDHWRRPASTSIDDLPEELFASHDTTGHIVSSSILGPALARMRPRDRQLLWLAHAEGYSHREIAEVTGLGIASIRLLLFRARRRIAQLLREQPPAERSKP, from the coding sequence ATGGACAGTGACGCATTCGCCCTGTTCTACGAGCGCTCAGCCCGTCCGCTTTGGGCGTATCTGGCTCGGGTCTCAGGTGACCACGCGCTGGCCGACGACCTTATGCAGGAGAGCTACGTGCGCTTCCTCTGCGCATCACGGCCCGACGACGGCGAGGTAGCCAGCCGGCGGTACCTCTTCCGCATCGCCACTAATCTCCTGCGCGATCATTGGCGCCGTCCAGCGTCCACTTCAATCGACGATCTGCCCGAAGAGCTCTTCGCCTCGCACGACACCACAGGCCATATCGTCTCGTCCTCAATCCTCGGTCCGGCACTGGCTCGCATGCGCCCCCGCGACCGGCAGCTTCTCTGGCTGGCTCACGCCGAAGGCTACTCACATCGCGAGATTGCCGAGGTCACCGGGCTCGGTATAGCCAGCATTCGCCTTCTGCTCTTCCGCGCAAGGCGCAGAATCGCGCAGCTATTGCGCGAACAGCCTCCTGCAGAACGGAGCAAGCCATGA
- a CDS encoding SBBP repeat-containing protein encodes MMKRLPLLCFSLAALLGLVTLPITAQTAQQLAFAGLLASGHQGQFNAVQSDASGNLYLLLDQKDGVRLLKTDPTTTNVLAQAHLGAQGDIGLALCLDPSGNVYITGTTTSGALAGTSGVTFPTRADTSTNSFIAKFDPSLNPLFVTFAGSGRTAVSAIAATSDAVFITGSTFASTLPVTSSAIIQSPASGSFQNGFVEKFNSSGTTLLYATYLTGLNGDTAPAAIAADSSDSAYIAGYTTSSGYPTLSAVVPSILSATSGFLTKLTPAGDGITFSTFIPGEGITSLAIDSSTQTLLLTGSIALGQFPVATVTTPLAGDHLSEPHPYGTRRQQGSHFDPPRTRHAIDNYTSVFRQRMGCSPSEYASASLPRAVHHRQLCAASHRLLKRHRPGCALRRAPDNQPNLRLRARHRHLHRRRLQRPAHRCRQRRPHDKLQPARQSDLRSLPKQLTHSRAPLDAPRRRPCSGLLQRQSLRRVRGLSCQAQPHQRTSSGSLRRRFSQRHPPQSRNGHRHRSSSLRDRLHARSQLPRATSWRIRVQYRLTGSGP; translated from the coding sequence ATGATGAAGCGTTTGCCTCTTCTCTGCTTTTCTCTAGCCGCACTGCTGGGCCTCGTGACATTACCCATTACGGCGCAGACTGCCCAGCAGCTCGCCTTCGCCGGTCTGCTCGCCTCAGGACATCAGGGGCAGTTCAACGCCGTCCAATCCGACGCCTCCGGCAACCTTTATCTTCTGCTCGACCAGAAAGACGGCGTTCGCCTTCTCAAGACCGACCCCACTACCACTAACGTTCTCGCCCAGGCTCATCTCGGGGCACAGGGCGACATCGGTCTCGCCCTCTGCCTCGATCCTTCCGGCAACGTCTACATAACCGGCACCACGACCTCCGGGGCACTCGCCGGAACCTCCGGAGTTACCTTCCCCACGCGCGCCGACACCTCCACGAACTCCTTCATCGCAAAATTTGACCCCAGCCTCAACCCGCTCTTCGTGACCTTTGCCGGAAGCGGCCGCACCGCCGTCTCCGCCATCGCCGCCACCTCCGACGCCGTCTTCATCACCGGAAGCACCTTCGCCTCCACCCTTCCCGTCACATCGTCGGCGATCATTCAATCGCCTGCCTCGGGCAGTTTCCAGAACGGTTTCGTTGAGAAGTTCAACTCCTCCGGCACAACGTTGCTCTACGCCACTTATCTCACCGGTCTCAACGGCGACACGGCTCCGGCCGCGATTGCCGCGGACTCCTCTGACAGTGCCTACATCGCCGGATATACCACGAGCTCTGGATACCCCACGCTCTCTGCCGTCGTCCCTTCCATCCTCTCGGCCACCTCTGGCTTTCTCACCAAACTCACCCCGGCCGGCGACGGCATCACTTTCTCGACCTTCATTCCCGGCGAAGGCATTACCTCCCTCGCCATCGATTCGTCCACGCAGACCCTCCTGCTCACGGGCTCGATCGCGCTCGGTCAGTTCCCTGTCGCCACAGTCACGACTCCGCTCGCCGGGGACCACCTATCAGAGCCTCATCCGTATGGCACTCGACGGCAGCAAGGTTCTCACTTCGACCCTCCTCGCACCCGGCACGCAATCGACAATTACACCAGCGTCTTCAGGCAACGCATGGGCTGCAGTCCCTCTGAGTACGCCTCTGCTTCCCTTCCCCGCGCTGTCCACCATCGGCAACTCTGCGCTGCTTCGCATCGACTCTTAAAACGGCATCGACCAGGCTGCGCGCTTCGGCGGGCTCCCGACAACCAACCCAACCTACGCCTCCGCGCTCGTCACCGTCACCTCCATCGCCGTAGACTCCAGCGGCCAGCCCATCGCTGCCGGCAGCGTCGCCCCCACGACAAGCTCCAGCCTGCTCGCCAGTCAGACCTACGATCTCTCCCTAAACAACTCACTCACTCCCGCGCTCCCCTCGACGCTCCACGACGCCGTCCTTGCTCCGGGCTCTTGCAACGGCAGTCTCTGCGCCGGGTCCGCGGCCTTTCTTGCCAAGCTCAACCTCACCAACGCACCAGCTCTGGCTCTCTCCGCCGACGGTTCTCCCAACGTCATCCTCCGCAATCTCGGAACGGCCACCGCCACCGGTCTTCAAGTCTCCGCGACAGGCTTCACGCTCGCTCACAGCTGCCCCGTGCAACTTCCTGGCGGATCAGAGTGCAATATCGCCTCACCGGTTCAGGCCCCTGA